A region from the Anaerolineae bacterium genome encodes:
- a CDS encoding cobalamin-binding protein yields MMQDLSSVGRWYPQRIVCLAAEAPEILDRLGAFDRVVGVSGFARRPPQVRTKPKVGGFADPDLEKIRALRPDLVIGISDLQADALARLVRQGFPVLALNPHRLEDVWRNILLVGGAVGLQSEAERLAASLQETLRSLRDGLCLPRKPRVFFEEWPDPLISGIGWVGELIELLGGEDAFPELREQIQASGRIVTMEEVAARRPDVIIASWCGKKADLAAIRQRPAWRDIPAVRHGHIYEIHSDVILQVGPSLVEGARQIRQILERWARS; encoded by the coding sequence ATGATGCAAGACCTCTCATCCGTTGGGCGATGGTACCCGCAGCGGATCGTCTGCTTGGCAGCCGAAGCGCCGGAGATCTTGGATCGCCTAGGGGCCTTCGATCGGGTGGTTGGCGTAAGCGGGTTCGCCCGTCGTCCACCACAGGTGCGGACAAAGCCCAAAGTAGGTGGCTTTGCTGACCCAGACCTGGAAAAGATCAGGGCTTTGCGCCCGGATCTGGTCATCGGCATCAGCGACTTGCAGGCAGATGCGTTGGCCAGGCTGGTCCGACAAGGGTTCCCCGTTCTGGCTCTAAACCCTCACCGATTGGAAGACGTTTGGCGAAACATCCTGTTGGTGGGTGGCGCGGTAGGCCTGCAATCCGAGGCGGAGAGGTTGGCGGCAAGCCTGCAAGAGACATTACGCTCCCTACGAGATGGACTATGCCTTCCAAGGAAGCCTCGGGTCTTCTTCGAGGAATGGCCTGATCCGCTGATTAGCGGCATCGGCTGGGTAGGAGAGCTGATTGAGCTTCTGGGTGGGGAAGACGCTTTCCCGGAGCTACGCGAACAGATACAGGCCTCAGGACGGATCGTGACAATGGAAGAGGTAGCGGCGCGCCGTCCCGATGTAATCATCGCCTCGTGGTGCGGCAAAAAGGCAGATTTAGCAGCCATTCGGCAGAGGCCGGCCTGGCGAGACATCCCGGCCGTGCGCCACGGACACATTTATGAGATTCACTCCGACGTCATCCTGCAGGTAGGTCCCAGCCTAGTAGAGGGTGCCCGTCAGATACGGCAGATCT